Within Fusarium keratoplasticum isolate Fu6.1 chromosome 8, whole genome shotgun sequence, the genomic segment GTCTTCCGCCGACCGATCGATTCATCATTCTGCAGCACCGGCCCAGTCGAAATTGCCCTGGTCCGATACCTGCACTTGAGCGCCGCCCGCGACACCATCTCCGGCGCGAGATCCGACTCGCAAATATCACGACCTACCAAAAATCCCGAGCGAACCTGCCTTCCTGTGCCTCACGCTTCCCACCCCGTGAGGGGCCATGGCGAGTTGAACGACCGCCGTCGACGCGACAACTATGACCACGGCCAcgcagcaccagcagcaccagccatCACAACCACAATTTGGCTTCGTCGTCGACACATACGACCCGGATGAGGTCGTACCTCGAGGCAGCCCCCTCATGGCCCCGCTTCGTCCCAAACTCGAGCCCTCTCCGAGTCCTCCCCCAGATATCCCTCCAGCTCAAGTTAGTCTTAGTCCCACCTTCATCGACGGTCGCGACAAGTCTAATCGCCACAAGGTTCGCCCTACATCAGGGGATGCTGTCTTGGTAGCTTATCTCGGCAACGGGCGCGATCCGGATGTTGCCCGCCTTGCTGGAAGCGAAGGCCTAGCCGCCGAAGAAGAAAGCTTCGACGAGGAGCCACGTCAAGAGAGGCCTGTTGATAATAGCACCATGAACCGACCTTCGCTTCGGCATCTTGCTGCAGATGCTCTTCAAGCCGCTTCGCTTGTCCCAATATCACCCTCAGCTCCTAGATCGATCGCCGATATAACTGGTCAATTATCCATTCACGATGAATCCCCAGCAGGAGGCACGCACGCGGCATATGTCTCTGCTCCTCGAGTCACCTCACCCCACCTTACCTCGAGCGGCCCGCTCCCTCCGCTTCATGGCGGGTACGTCTCGCCTGGAGAGTCAAAAGAGTCTCTTCCGTCCCTCCGCTCAGCTTTGGGTGAAATTAGGGATCTTGGGCCTGGCCGTATACCCGAGAAGGACCTTGCAGCCCCTTCAGGGCCAGCTACATCCTTTCCTGCGTCATCGCCAGGCGGCAATCTTCCACGGTTTAGCTTATCCACTAAccttccatcatctcccgTTTCACCAGATGGCTTCCGGACCCTCTCCCCACACTCGACAGGTCCTTCAAGTATACACTTCCACGCTGCGAACAATACGCATCCGCGCCCTGGGACCGACTACAGCAGTAGTAGCAATGCCGGCGAGACACCGAGCACCGATCATTCTGCCTCAACCCCCGCTACCTCTGTCTCTATTACCGACCGCATGAGCATCGATGGAATCACAAATCCTCAGCCTACCacaggagcaggagcatACGTTTGCAATTTTGCGGGATGCACGGCCTTGCCCTTTCAAACCCAGTATCTTCTCAATTCTCACGCAAACGTTCATTCATCCGCACGACCGCACTATTGCCCAGTGAAGGGGTGTCCGAGAAGCGAAGGAGGCAAAGGATTCAAGCGCAAAAACGAGATGATCAGGCACGGGTTGGTCCACGATTCCCCAGGCTATGTGTGCCCATTTTGTCCCGATAGGGAGCACAAGTACCCTCGTCCAGATAATCTACAACGGTATGTTTCCTCACACTGAGTTGAcgtcttggtgatgccctgTGTCCTGAGCTTAAAACTAACTGGATACTACTCTTAGGCATGTTCGTGTCCATCACGTAGATAAAGACAAGGACGATCCGTTACTGCGAGATGTACTCGCTCAACGACCAGACGGTCCTAATCGTGGCCGGAGAAGACGCGGACCGCCATCATAGCACTGGGATCCGAATGGCGTTCTCGATTACCCGGGCTCTGCCCGTCTGAAGACAGACGAGTTTCTTGTTCCCTTGCATTGTATGAGTATACGTTGATGATTCATGGACTGGATGAGCAATGGCTTGCGGACGTTGCCGGAAGATCTCAAGGTGATGTGGGCGGAGGATTCAAGACAAGGCGTTAAGGATTTCAAATACCCGGTTGGGTCAGGTTTCATTGCTTTCGACCTTCATGGAGTATCATATTGGCGCCTAAGAGGCGTTGGATTGAGGTAGCAGCACATAGTATATTCCCACCTTGACACGCACGACGTGATTTCCAAGCCATCCTACCAATATGCAGTCTTTTTTGGTAACCCTGAGTACAACTAGTCTGTTGCAGCCATTATGCTCGATCGTCATCTCCATAGCCGTTGACCTCGTGATCATATATTTAGACAAGTTCCCAGCGGCCAACATTGACGGGTGCATCGCTATGGAGTTCTAGTTCAATACATTCTCCGATCTGGCTCGTGCCCATAGTCTCAACCACTAGCCACATACCCTCCCGCTGCAGTCGGGCAGGCTCCATATCAAGTTCAGGGGTTCGCACCACTGACTTGAGTTCTTGATATTCGCCCTCGCCAGAAACCGCGATGGTGGTTCGTTCAGGAGCCCAGCCATGCACCACAGAGAGTCGAACCATTAGCGTGGACGAGGGCCGACTCCCAGGGTCTAGGTTTGTCTGGATAACGCTTCGTGCGGTCACACTCATACGGGTCAACCAGGACACTGAGAGCTGCGCCCGCCTGACCTCTTCCCCGTCTGACAGCTGGAACGGTGTCAAGGTCTTGCGTAGTCTTCCAGCAGCATCGGCAGGGACAGGCTCGAGTGTTACGGGCGTCATGGAAGAGATCCTGAGGGCAAAGTCGGCAAGTTGACCTGCATCGAATGTCGAGCACACCAGGGTGTACACTCCAGCGTCGACGTGGGTGATATTTGCCACTGCGCAGCCCCTGCGATACTCGCCAGATGAACCTGTGATGTCCCGGGCCTTGAGCGTCTGAACTCGTTTCCCTTTGGCCCATACTAGGTCGATGTGGACATGAACGTCTTGCATGTCGGTTGAGAGCAGAATGGATAGAGGGCTCGCCTGGGCAAGCGACAGCTTGAATTGGGGGTTTGTTCCATATGTCGTGCATGCTGAGTTGCCACCTGCGGTTCGCCTGGTCCACGAGCCTGTAATCTCCTTTGTGTGCGTCATTGCGTCACCCGCCTCTTTGACCCTCAGCGGGTCTTGTGAGAAGAACGAAAGAGTGAGGGTATACTCTGGAAGCGGAAACTCGTGCTGGTCAATGACGATTGTGTATCGTTTCATCGGGCTTGCATCCAGGCGAGCCAGAGTCTGGGGCGAGTCCACGTATGGCCCCCGATATAGATCACCATCACTCACTTGCACTCTGTGGCCGTTGTTGTCGAATATTAGGATGCTCATGAACCCGAGCTGTCCGGAGACGGCCGCCATAGTGTCGGTCCTGTTTCGAGCAATTTCCAACTCGGCATCCATAAAGTGACGGCTGACAAGAATCCAGACCTCGCCACCTTTGGGTGACTGTAGTGAATATTGGGGGTTGCGTACCAATGAGGAAGCCAGCTTTGGAGATGGCATTTTCCAATTGAAGTGGTGATCCTGGCGTTGGGAGAAGCGCCCGGGATTCCAGTTCAGATACATGGACTCAAAATGTTGGACGACATCCTCAAGAGACATCCAGAATGAGCCAGCTGCGAGAAGAGAGTTTGCAGACTCGGGGTCGGTCGGCTGTACGGCCGAATCGTCGGTAGTGGAAGCGTGATAAGCACCTCCTCTCCAGACCGGGCCATTACACCAGGGATTCTTGACCAAGAGCCTTCGACTATCACCGGCGACGTCGAGATCCATGACGGCGTAGTCGTGTTCTCCAATCAAACCTAGaacatcctcctcttcagatGAGATACGTCCCGTACCCAGAGTGACTACGACATCTTCAGAGTCGTGAGCAGCCTTGATTCTCTCCCACACTGAGTCAATATCAAGATCTTCCCTATGAAAACGTAAGTTGGGACTTCTTGGTGAGCTATTGGGATGGGAGAAGAGATATAAATAGTTGGAGATTAATGCTAACCTTTGAAGAAAGAGCTGTTCGGGAATCCATCCTGTGAGCACCCATAGATCGGTGCCCGAGTTACTCCCTGGGAAGTCATAGCCTCCTCTCACTTTGAGATAGGCCTTTTCTAAAAGTGCCGGCCAAATCAGTTGAGGGTTGCGTCGATCAACAACGTAAAGGGTTCGATCAGTGGTCGAAGCTGGGAGACGTTCATCAATCACGACACGACGGAAGCAACCGTTGAAGTGTAGCCGAAGAACATATCTGCCAGAAGGAGAGAATTTGGGGACACCCTTGGCTTTGTCAAAGGGAAACAGGACGGATGACAGGACCTGGTGAAGCTGGTTAGCTGCAGTGAAAGACATGCGAGTTCAGCGGCTTTACTGAGTTTCGACCAGTTAAGATGCGCATGGCAGCACATAGACTAGCAACGACAGAACAATCGGTGGTCATGTCTTGCACCAGATCGCAGCCATTTTCCGAGTTCATGAAGACCCCGCCATCTGTCCCGCCATCTTCGTAAAGCTCTCGTGGGCGTTTCCACCCACCGAAAGTAGCGGCCTGCCTGGGTGATAGTGTGAAGGTGGATTCGTCACTGAATTCGGGTCAGCATCGTTCGGGTCTAGGGTGGCAGGAGACGCAGCCTTACGTGAAGGGCTCATCGCCCGAGGGGAGTGAAAAGTCTTTTTCAGTAGGCTCAGCCGACCAGGGAGGGAAGTAGTTGCCATGAAGCCGTGAGGTTCGCTGTAGGAGACTGGGCGGCTGTGTAGGCTGGTGACCGCTGATTGCGGCCTTGAGCCTCTCAGCCTGAGTGATGAGTTGCTGGCATTTCAGCCGCAGACGTGTAGCATCTCGTTTAGTAGCGGCCTCTCCAGCTGCTCGCATGTATAGATCAACCGCTTGAATGGCATGATCGAGGGCCGCTTGGCCACTCGATGTTGCGATGAGAGACTCAGCAGCCTGGAATGGAGTTAGTTGGATGACGTTGGTGCTGGTGTGGTGGTAGGTTGCCGTAGAATGTACCCGACCACAGGGGCCGGGGGCCAGGGTAAATAAAAGCGATAAGTGCGGCTTACCTGagctctcctctccatcgccgGTTTACTGAACCATGGCGTCCAGTTGCTCACAATACAAGCTCAGTCGACGTTTGAGCTGAGATCACGCTCGAGACTGGAGAACCCCGCGGTGGGGCAGTTCGCTCATTAGGAACTGGCAATGGCTGAGCTGCCGTGTTCATAGCCCCCTTTTTGTCCCCACCTGAGCTCCTTTCTTGAGAGGGCTCTCTTCCAACACAAACACAAGCTAGAGAGGAGCACATGAACTCCTAGTTACGGAGCATTTTGTCTCGCGTTATGCAATAAGTATGCACTTAGGAGGCAGTTTGAGGTCATACAGACTAAAACCCATGTGATCCTGGCCCAAGGTAAGGAGCAACTCAAACCTCAACGTCATGGATCAACATGGGACAGTTCGGTGATTCTCGGTGGACGACGAAAATGCAAAGGCTCCTTACATCATTCTTAGTTTGAGGTTGAGCGGCATCCGTATTCCCTCTGAGCGAGATGCACCGTTGTATGGCGTTTTCACAACCGCGGGTTCACCCCTCTAAGCCACTAACCGAGGTACCTATTGCGGGCCAGTCACGGGCGGGACGGGCCCCCGATTTGCCGAAACCGGTGCCAGATGAACCTCGGCCCCGGACCGGTCGCGGACCGCCCTATCTTTTGATAATGATGCCAGGGCCCAGGTGAACATCAAGTCTAAGCTCGCGACATACACTGGTGCCAACTGTGCCTCTTCGTTGATCGAGGAAACACGTTCACCTGTCGCCTGCTTCAAGAAAAGCTTCATCACTGACCGTCATGGCTGCGCAATCGAAGCCTACAATTTCCCCCTGGGGCCGCGCCGTGGCCGGGGCGACTGGTGCTGTTCTTGCTAACGCGCTGGTATACCCTCTCGACATGTAAGTCGATTTTCTGCCCCAAGCTCATCGCCTCAGCTAACACCATCTCTGCGCAGCGTCAAGACTCGCCTTCAAGTCCAGGTCCGTTCCGATGCTACTAAGGGCTCTACCGACGCCGACGAACAACATTACAAGTCCACATGGGATGCGATTTCGCGCATCACGGCCGAAGACGGAGTGAAGGGACTCTACGCTGGCATGAATGGTGCCCTGCTTGGTGTCGCGTCAACCAATTTTGCATACTTCTACTGGTACACCATCGTCAGGACTCTGTACTTCAAGTCGCGCGGGTCAGACGTGCATCCTTCAACAATCGTGGAGCTTGCGCTGGGAGCCGTCGCTGGCGCCATCGCTCAGATTTTCACCATCCCTGTCGCCGTGGTGACGACACGTCAGCAGACAGCCACGAAGGAGGATCGAAAGGGCCTCCTCGCAACAGCGCGCGAGGTCATCGATGGCCCAGACGGTGTGTCGGGTCTGTGGCGAGGCCTGAAGGCGAGTCTTGTGCTTGTCGTCAATCCCGCCATCACCTACGGTGCCTATGAACGACTCAAGGATACCTTCTTCCCAGGCAAGACCACCTTGAGGCCAGCCGAAGCATTTCGTAAGTTTGCAGTTTAGACGCACCCAAGAGCTTCCATCTAACCCATCTGCAGTCCTCGGTGCCATGTCCAAGGCTTTGGCAACGATTGCCACACAGCCGCTCATTGTAGCCAAGGTCGGCCTTCAATCTAAGCCACCTCCTGCTCGCAATGGCAAGCCTTTCAGCAGTTTCGTGGAGGTGATGAAGTTCATTATTCAGCACGAGGGTGTCTTGGGCCTCTTCAAGGGCATTGGTccccagatcttgaagggATTCCTCGTGCAAGGTATCCTGATGACTACAAAGGAGAGGTCAGTATCATTACTGCTCTTGTTCATACGGAAGCTAACCTCATCTTCACACAGAGTGGAACTCATGTTTATTCTCTTCATCCGGTATCTCAAGTCTCTCCGCTTCAGTAAGCTGAGCAAGACTGCAGAAGCAACAGCTGCTTCCGCAACTGCGGTGGCGCACAGCGTCGCGGCCAAACCGGTGACCACCACGAACTGAGTAACAGGACCAGGGATGGTATTGGTGTTTGGGAGAATGGGCTTGGGAATAGAAACGAATGGTTGTATTTATTTCACTTGCTTCAAAAGAACGGGAGCAATGACCGTCCACTTGGATAGCGGAGAAGCACTTATTGAATTGCCCGCCACCTTTCTAGATTTTTTGAGCGATAGCCAGCCTTTGAATGCCCAGTATAGGAGAACTAGACCAGAGCTTTTCAATGTGAAGATCTTTGTTCAATAAACCTAGTTGCTCTCGCCATAAAGCAATGATGACCTGAACCTCAGACTGCATGCAGACCCACCAGGCATGGATAGCCTCAGGCATGCACACTCAGACACTCATGTGAGCAGGGCACACAGGGCAACTCAACCCACCTTATGTCAGCAACCTGCCCCACAACTCTTTCCGTCTAGGGCTTGTCATCAAGAAATCGCACACAAATCTGCCTTTCACTTCGCAACTCCGTGATCCGTCTCCGTCCGACACAGGGAAACTACAGCAGCAATGGCGAGTACGTGCAAACTGGGAATGAAGACGCTGGTCAATACTTGAATCGCTGACACTTTGCAGAGTCCAAGAACTCCTCGCAGCACAACCAGTCGCGCAAGGCGCACCGGAACGGGTACATTCTCAAATTCCGACTCGACGATGCGTTCATAGCTGACCCGTGGACAGTatcaagaagcccaagacttCTCGTTACCCCTCGCTGAAGGGCACTGACCCCAAGTTCCGACGAAACCACCGACATGCTCTTCACGGCAACATGAAGGCCCTGGTATGCCCACCACTCCGACCGAAGTCGAAAATATCCGTGCGAGGCAGCGAGCTAACAACCCTAACagaaggaggtcaaggagggcaagcgCGAGAGTGCTTAAATGTCGACAAAGGAAATCGGAGGCGTCATATTGGAACGATCCCAAGGCTCGGTTACGGTACACACACGATAGAACCTACGCAAATGGACGAAGGAAATACCATGCGGTTAGCCTGTTGAAAAGGTGGTTGATGCGAACATGTCCCGGCGAATAGCATTGTGATGGTCCCGAGCCGACGGTGTTGCTATATTTCCACGAACATGGAGGTAGACGAGACGGCATGGATTCGTCTGAACTACTTAGCCCAAGCACTGGTGCAATCCCGTGGTGAATTTTTCCGTGATATCTTGCTGATTCCGTCTTTTTGCGCTTGCCGTTGCCAATTTGTGACCAGGTTCGCGGGCGGTATCAGATGGTTCCGGGGCTGGTTCATACCCTGCTCTCGCTTCCACCGTCCGTCATCCAAGAACCACAATCATGAAACATCCGCTTAATTGTCCAGGATGAATGGCCGGGGTCTCTAGTTCGTCGTAAAGTTTAGGTACTCCGTACATCCGCAATAAATGCCAAATTTAGTATTGCCGACTTCTAAAAAACATCCAAGCCTTTGGCGATGACCCTTATCGAATACAAGGCCGGGTTGTTGAATCCATTCTTGGCCCCCCTGTCTCTGTTTCAGTCGAGGACTGCCGACAAGCCCCCGCTGCCACGTCTTCGAAAGCCTCAGGCAACAACTTTCATTGGCCACGGCTTGGTTTGGCGTCGGTtcgcttggccttgagcgGGCACCACCCCCTTAGGTAAGCACAGGGGCTGAGGCCTTCAATAGTCCAGGACGAACACGAACAGCCTCTGCTCCGACATCCCACTGTCCTTTGACGATATTATCGCTAGAGGACGCCGGTCCGTACTTTACAGCGGCGGGATTTAATAAGGATATCTGTGGCCTGCCTGGAAGCAGACTTCGTCCCTTCTTTGCCCACCTGCATCGTTTAACTCGGTATGAGTCTCCCCCTCTCCCTTCCTGGCGGGCGCCTCTAAGTCGTACCAGACTGGCGGGCCTTCCCAACAGGGTGGCCCTTTGACAACCTACTGAACCAACCCTCTTTGCTAACCTCACCCGCAGCGCTGCTCTTCGCCGGCAGAAATGCCATAATTTGCTGCCTTACTTCAAGTCCAAACTCCTTTGAGGTCAGCCGGTCACTGCAGGAGTCGAGACACGATTCTTGTGTAACATCTTTGCTTGCCGCCGTCATCCACGAGTCTGCGCGCAACACCTTTTTTCGCACCGATCTCCCGCCGAGACCTTTCCGCTTCGATAATGCTCAACATGTCTGGAAACCACGTCATTGGAAACAGAAACAGCACGCCCGAGGCTAATACCGCCTCGACCCTGCGACCTCCTTCCTCCAGGGCCGTTGGCTCCGGTCATTCGCTTCGCGCATCTGCCGATATGGCTGCTCTCACCGGCCCATCGCCGGCCAGTCGCATCCGGCCCTCATCGGACTTCTATGGCCAGGCCCAGCAGAGTCTGGGCCCAGGCAACTCGGAGTCCGATTCGCAGGACAAGATTGCGCAGCAGTGGATCGCCGACATTGACCAGTACGAGACTACACTCGAGGAGATGGCTGCTGCCACCTTGGATCAAGATTTCAAGGACGAGCTCAGCGCCATTGAGCAATGGTTCCGCGTCCTGAGCGAGGCGGAGCGCACTGCCGCCTTGTATGCTCTCTTGCAGCAGACAACCCAGGTCCAGATCCGCTTCTTCATTCAGGTCCTCCAGCAGATGGGGAAGAACCATCCCATGTCAGGGGTCCTCTCCCCTGCAAGCTTCGACAAAGGTTTGTTTGATACCACGTCACCCGAATTGCGTCTCGACTGACCTTGAACGTCATGATAGACCCTATGTCGAATCGCCTTAGCGATGCCATGAATAAGCTGAATGTAGATTCCGCCCGCAATTCCATGTCGCGTAACTCGGTTATCGCGCCGTCTAACAAGCGACATTCGGGCCTGGACCCATCTACCATTAGCGCCATGTTTCccgatgctgctgctgccattgcTACCGAGAAGGCTAAGTTCACTCAGCAGACGGGTAACCCCCCGTCTTCGAATCGCAACAGCGTTGCCCTGGATCCCCGCTCATCGATGGCTGCCCCGTCCATCAGCGCACCTCAGGACAACCGTGACGCTGGTCCTGTCAGCTCTCCTTCGCCTTGGAACAGCACTGGCAATGCAGATCAGCCAAGCGCCAAGGGTTCGTCCACCCAGGCTCCCATGGGCCAGTTTGTGCAGCCGGCACCGTCGAGTGGCCTTCGATCCCCCCGTCCTCAGCTGTCAAGCAACAACACAATCCAGAGCACGACGCTCACTGCGCCCGAGAAGAACCCTGCAGATCTGCCGCTGCTCTCCCCATACAATGCCAGCAGTGGCAACTGGGCCTCGATGGTGAACACGCCTATGACTGGTACCTTCAACACCGCCAACACCGGTGGAACACAAGCGGATATGGTTGCCAATGCTACTGCCATGAAGCTTGCAGCCCTTTCTACGGTCAACAACCGATTTGCATTGGATGACGTTCGCAAATACCGTCGCACTAGATCCAACGACGGTGCACCTGGAAATGCCCAGGCCCCGATCTCTGCTGGTCCTCAGCCTGGAATCAACCTTCCCAGCGCCAACGTCGTTATGATCAACGAACACGGCCAAGTCCTTAGCCGGGAGCAGCTCATGGCCCTCCAGGCCCAGCAGAGCATGAACTTGGGTGGCCAGCGCTCGAGACCCAGCTCTCCTGGACTTGCCTTGCAGACTGGATTGCCCCATATGGCTCCGTTTACTTCGCCGCAGAACAACGGCTTCCTGAGCGCTTATGACGGAGCTTCACCGCTGATGAGCAATGGTCTACAGGCTGTCAGCCTGGGAGGACTGAGTGTGAGCGGTCACGAAGGCTACTTGTCGGACCACTCGGATATGGTTCGCGGACGATCCCCTCGTGGACGACGAGGCAGCTCCAAGCCTCCAGAGGACCCGACGGACCCAACTCTCTTGCAGGACATCCCAAGCTGGCTTCGTAGCCTCCGTCTTCATAAGTACACCGACAACCTGAAGGATATGAAGTGGACGGAGCTCATTGAGTTGGACGACAAGGCTTTGGAGGAGCGCGGTGTTAACGCTCTTGGAGCGCGCCGAAAGATGCTCAAGGTCTTTGATCAGGTCAAGGGTAAGTGCTTTCTAGAACATGCAGGATCGAAGTCATGAACTAACCCGTATTGTagaagccaaggccgacggAAAACTGGGCTAGGACCACTGGAACCAGGCATGCAAATACGGAGACCTGCAAAAAATCAATGTGCTTTGGCCATATTCTTTACAATATTGGGTGTTTTGTGGATTCCGCGGCTTCATACGGACTGTGGGCGCGCGTGAATAGGTGGACGATTGTACTCGGATCAACTCTTATTTTGAACCATGAAAACTACGAGTTTCTACGAGCGATTATGTAGTAGATAGTAACGTCTTTTGTTTAATTCTGAATCTGTTTCAATATTTAAAACCTGGTCTCAGATCTCTTGCTTGGTTGACATGACATCGTCGTTGACCTCGGGTGCTGGTGGAGGATCAGATCCTCACGTGCTTGCTAGCTGAGCCACAGCCTACCGCCACACGTTGTGCCCCAGAGCTGCAAACATCTTTCACTTCAGAGCAAACCCTGAGAACAACAACCTTTCGCTTCCGCCACAAAGTTCGAAAACCGTATCATTACTGGTTTCGAATGGCTGCATCGATGAATCAGGACTTCATGGAGAGGTTGCTACTGACTTCAAAAAGTAATGATATGGGCTCTCATACTAACGGTTAGTAGGCAAGAGAGTGATGCTTCGGACGCGGACTCCGAtttggaggagctggagggcgATATTGCCAAGTTCGACGAGTCTGTTCGAGAATTCCTGGCGACTCAACGCGATGAAGTTGTTCCCTCAGGCGCGACTCGCGCAGGTTATCGTGgaagaggagctcgaggcccGCGAAAAGCTGCAAAACCTCGAGGAGATATCACGGCACGTCTGTCCAAAGTGAACCAGGCCTTTCTTAGTGGCGACTACTCTCGCGCTTTAGATCTCGTATTCGAAGTCATTCGAATCAATGCAGAGACTCATCAAGCATGGACAACCTTGTCATCCATCTTTCGGGAACAAGGCGACTTGAGCAAGGCCCTGTCGGCCATGGTCTATGCTGCTCATCTTCGACCCAAGGATGTCAGCGGTTGGCTCCAGTGTGCATCTTTTGCGTTGGATACAattggagatgatgaggcgGGAAATCTCAATACAGCAAGGCTCTGCTATTCCGCTGCTCTGAGAGCCGATCACACGAATATCGATGCCAGACTTGGCAAGGGCTTGGTCTGTCATAGGCAAGGTCATCTCGCGGCCGCGATTTCTGATTACAAAACCGTACTCAAGCACCGCCCCTACGATCTAGAGATCGTTAGAAAGCTTGCAGAGGCATGCTTGGACAACAAACAAGCCGATACAGCTGTTCCCAGCGCGATCGCCGCTTACAAGCGGTTCTTTGACCATGAAATATCAGATCCTTCAGCTGGCATGCAAGCCCCTTGGCACGATATCGGGATTTACGTGGATCTTTTTGCTGCAACTGGCCGCTATCAAGACGCCATTTATCAAGCCAAGTCATTATCCAGGTGGCTGCTGGGTCGCGATGCCGAGACCTTTTGGGACAACTGGCAGTCGGATGACCGTGAGTGGGACGGAGATGATGAACGACGACTCTATGTTCCAGAGTATACAGCCGGAGCCTGGAGTCCTGAACTCTATGGCCAATCGTTTCCATGGGATCTCCGTGCTCGACTGGCCATCTATAGATTTcgccttggtgatgaagatgaggccaTGGTGAGTGATCTTGTTATGGGGTTGAGTGAGATGCTGACATGGCTCAACAGAGACATCTATGGTGGTTTGATCCTGTCCTAGAACACACAAAGGAGTTTGCTAGCGATTTCcccttcatggcctttgaTATGGCTGAAGAACTGGCCCACCGAGGCCATACTCCCCTCGCTATCTCATACTACCAAATTCTGCGAGATCTGCCTGGAGACCCCGACGCAACCATCCTACTACAGTTGGGACGATGCCATTCCGCGATGGGGGAGAACGCAACTGCAGAGGAATACTTTCTCGCTGCCATCGACGCTGACGAAGACCAGATCGATGCCCGTATTGAGCTGGCCAACATGTATGAAAAGGCCAgagaggacgaagaggcctTGATTCTCGCTGCCGAGGCACTGGCTCTCAGGGAAGCACGAGACCAAAATCTTGACGGTGACCAGAGCCAAGCAGCAGTGCCTGCCCAGCAAAATCGGCGGGTCCCGCGTCGAACCGGGGCTGTGCCTCGGAGGACGGATGCATCTGGTAGGCGTCTTATTCCGCGAAGATACCGACCGAAGCGACTAGCAGGCGCCGATAAGCGTCGTCAAGAGGAGCAGGCTCGCGCTGTGAAGCTGGCTGAGCAGTATGAGGTTGTCCAAGACCTGCGGAAACAGATACGAGAAGGTCGGAACGACCTCATCCCTGCTTGGATGGCATCCTCCAAAGAGCTTGTGGACGACTTCCGATCACTAAAGAAGTTCTACACCTGGGACAAATACCTGCATTTCCTCGGCCCGAAAAGTCTCAAACAGAGTGAAGCGGATAAGCCACAGACGGAACTGGCTCAGATGTATGAAAGACTTGCAAGAAGTGAGTTCTGGCTGCCTGTGACAAATCGATACCGTTAGGTACAGGACACTGACCTTGTATGCAGCTCTTGCTCCCCATCCTGGGCACGAGGGCCGAGAGGCGGGAACATCGGAGCTCGATGCTCATCAGGGAATTTCCTTCAACAACTGGCTATATCTGTTCCTCGACTATGCTATTGGACTGGCCATCGCACACCGACGTGACGAGGCATATCAGGTTTGCGAGGCAGCTCGGGACTCTACAGCTTTCCAGGCGCCAGAACAT encodes:
- a CDS encoding Calpain catalytic domain-containing protein, translated to MERRAQAAESLIATSSGQAALDHAIQAVDLYMRAAGEAATKRDATRLRLKCQQLITQAERLKAAISGHQPTQPPSLLQRTSRLHGNYFPPWSAEPTEKDFSLPSGDEPFTDESTFTLSPRQAATFGGWKRPRELYEDGGTDGGVFMNSENGCDLVQDMTTDCSVVASLCAAMRILTGRNSVLSSVLFPFDKAKGVPKFSPSGRYVLRLHFNGCFRRVVIDERLPASTTDRTLYVVDRRNPQLIWPALLEKAYLKVRGGYDFPGSNSGTDLWVLTGWIPEQLFLQREDLDIDSVWERIKAAHDSEDVVVTLGTGRISSEEEDVLGLIGEHDYAVMDLDVAGDSRRLLVKNPWCNGPVWRGGAYHASTTDDSAVQPTDPESANSLLAAGSFWMSLEDVVQHFESMYLNWNPGRFSQRQDHHFNWKMPSPKLASSLVRNPQYSLQSPKGGEVWILVSRHFMDAELEIARNRTDTMAAVSGQLGFMSILIFDNNGHRVQVSDGDLYRGPYVDSPQTLARLDASPMKRYTIVIDQHEFPLPEYTLTLSFFSQDPLRVKEAGDAMTHTKEITGSWTRRTAGGNSACTTYGTNPQFKLSLAQASPLSILLSTDMQDVHVHIDLVWAKGKRVQTLKARDITGSSGEYRRGCAVANITHVDAGVYTLVCSTFDAGQLADFALRISSMTPVTLEPVPADAAGRLRKTLTPFQLSDGEEVRRAQLSVSWLTRMSVTARSVIQTNLDPGSRPSSTLMVRLSVVHGWAPERTTIAVSGEGEYQELKSVVRTPELDMEPARLQREGMWLVVETMGTSQIGECIELELHSDAPVNVGRWELV
- a CDS encoding RNA-binding protein VTS1; translation: MLNMSGNHVIGNRNSTPEANTASTLRPPSSRAVGSGHSLRASADMAALTGPSPASRIRPSSDFYGQAQQSLGPGNSESDSQDKIAQQWIADIDQYETTLEEMAAATLDQDFKDELSAIEQWFRVLSEAERTAALYALLQQTTQVQIRFFIQVLQQMGKNHPMSGVLSPASFDKDPMSNRLSDAMNKLNVDSARNSMSRNSVIAPSNKRHSGLDPSTISAMFPDAAAAIATEKAKFTQQTGNPPSSNRNSVALDPRSSMAAPSISAPQDNRDAGPVSSPSPWNSTGNADQPSAKGSSTQAPMGQFVQPAPSSGLRSPRPQLSSNNTIQSTTLTAPEKNPADLPLLSPYNASSGNWASMVNTPMTGTFNTANTGGTQADMVANATAMKLAALSTVNNRFALDDVRKYRRTRSNDGAPGNAQAPISAGPQPGINLPSANVVMINEHGQVLSREQLMALQAQQSMNLGGQRSRPSSPGLALQTGLPHMAPFTSPQNNGFLSAYDGASPLMSNGLQAVSLGGLSVSGHEGYLSDHSDMVRGRSPRGRRGSSKPPEDPTDPTLLQDIPSWLRSLRLHKYTDNLKDMKWTELIELDDKALEERGVNALGARRKMLKVFDQVKEAKADGKLG
- a CDS encoding 60S ribosomal protein L29, which translates into the protein MAKSKNSSQHNQSRKAHRNGIKKPKTSRYPSLKGTDPKFRRNHRHALHGNMKALKEVKEGKRESA